Proteins encoded within one genomic window of Paraglaciecola psychrophila 170:
- a CDS encoding 4a-hydroxytetrahydrobiopterin dehydratase — protein MDKYSEEKIQIELKNINQQLESQQQWQVVEGKLTKTFKFKSFIRAFGWMSQIAIWAEKLNHHPEWFNVYNKVEVKLTTHDAGGISELDFKLAEKMELFLK, from the coding sequence ATGGATAAATATTCAGAAGAAAAAATTCAAATTGAGCTAAAAAATATAAACCAACAACTTGAGTCGCAACAGCAATGGCAAGTCGTTGAAGGCAAGTTGACAAAAACCTTCAAGTTTAAAAGTTTTATCCGTGCTTTTGGTTGGATGTCTCAAATCGCTATATGGGCTGAAAAACTCAACCACCATCCAGAGTGGTTTAATGTTTATAATAAAGTAGAAGTGAAACTTACCACGCATGATGCAGGTGGTATAAGTGAATTAGACTTTAAATTAGCTGAAAAAATGGAATTGTTTTTAAAATAA
- the rimP gene encoding ribosome maturation factor RimP, with protein sequence MSQLEQKLTDMLTAPVEALGFEMVGVEFLRAGKHSTLRVFIDHPDGISVEHCAEVSRQASAVLDVEDPISVEYNLEVSSPGMDRPLFKEVHYSECLGEVVSLKLRIPMGDRRNFKGKVLACETGNLTLEIDNQTHVLAIANIEKGNLVPSFD encoded by the coding sequence TTGTCGCAACTCGAACAAAAGCTAACGGACATGTTAACGGCACCTGTCGAAGCATTAGGCTTTGAGATGGTGGGTGTTGAGTTTTTACGCGCAGGTAAACATTCTACCTTGCGTGTATTTATTGATCATCCAGATGGTATTAGCGTTGAACATTGTGCTGAAGTAAGTCGTCAAGCTAGCGCAGTGCTGGATGTTGAAGATCCTATCAGCGTAGAGTACAACCTAGAGGTGTCATCACCTGGAATGGACAGGCCCCTATTTAAAGAAGTTCACTATTCTGAGTGCCTGGGTGAAGTAGTGTCGCTTAAGTTAAGAATACCTATGGGCGATAGGCGTAATTTTAAGGGAAAAGTGTTAGCTTGCGAAACAGGCAATTTGACATTAGAAATTGATAATCAAACACATGTTTTGGCTATTGCGAATATTGAGAAAGGTAATCTAGTCCCATCTTTTGATTAA
- the nusA gene encoding transcription termination factor NusA, with protein sequence MNKEILLVAEAVSNEKQVPREKIFEALEFAIASATKKKSEAEIEVRVSIDRETGSFDTFRRWLVVADDHEQENPTAEMCLSTAQMDEPDKQLGEFVEEQIESIAFDRITTQTAKQVIVQKVREAERDQVIAEYEDRVGELVTGTVKKVNRDNVIIDLGNNAEGVIYRDDMLPRETFRPGDRVRGLLYVIRPEARGAQLFISRTHPDMLVELFRIEVPEIAEETLEIKAAARDPGSRAKIAVKTNDKRLDPVGACVGMRGSRVQAVSGELSGERVDIVLWDDNPAQFVINAMAPAEVASIVVDEDKHSMDVAVEADNLAQAIGRSGQNVRLASQLTGWELNVMTVDALNAKHEEENAKVLTVFTAGLDIDEDFASILVDEGFTTLEEIAYVPINELLDIEGLDEEMVEELRERARATLTTRALATEETLEAAEPKEELLNLEGMDRHVAYTLASRGITDLEGLAEQGTDEISDIEELSDKKAGELIMAARNIVWFNEE encoded by the coding sequence ATGAATAAAGAAATTCTGTTAGTGGCTGAAGCCGTTTCAAACGAAAAACAGGTTCCAAGAGAAAAAATCTTCGAGGCGTTAGAGTTTGCTATTGCCAGCGCTACCAAAAAGAAAAGTGAAGCCGAGATCGAAGTGCGCGTCAGTATCGACCGCGAAACAGGCAGTTTTGATACTTTTCGTCGTTGGTTAGTGGTTGCAGATGATCACGAACAAGAAAATCCAACGGCTGAAATGTGTTTATCTACTGCTCAAATGGACGAACCAGATAAACAGCTGGGTGAATTCGTTGAAGAGCAAATAGAATCAATCGCATTTGACCGGATCACCACACAAACAGCTAAACAAGTTATTGTTCAAAAAGTACGTGAAGCAGAGCGTGACCAAGTCATAGCAGAATATGAGGACCGAGTTGGCGAATTAGTCACAGGTACCGTTAAAAAAGTTAATCGTGACAACGTCATTATTGATTTAGGAAATAATGCAGAAGGTGTTATTTACCGTGACGATATGTTGCCTCGTGAAACATTCCGTCCCGGTGACCGAGTACGTGGTCTCCTCTACGTTATTCGCCCTGAGGCTCGTGGTGCACAATTATTTATTAGCCGTACTCATCCTGATATGTTGGTTGAGTTGTTCCGCATCGAGGTGCCGGAAATTGCAGAAGAAACGTTAGAAATAAAAGCAGCGGCACGTGATCCAGGCTCAAGAGCTAAAATTGCTGTTAAAACTAACGACAAACGCTTAGACCCAGTAGGCGCATGTGTTGGGATGCGAGGTTCTCGTGTTCAAGCTGTCTCGGGTGAACTAAGTGGTGAGCGGGTTGATATTGTGCTTTGGGACGATAATCCAGCGCAATTCGTAATCAATGCGATGGCTCCAGCTGAAGTTGCTTCTATTGTTGTCGATGAAGACAAACATTCAATGGATGTGGCAGTCGAAGCAGACAACCTAGCACAAGCTATTGGTCGCAGCGGTCAAAACGTTAGATTAGCCAGCCAGTTAACAGGCTGGGAATTAAATGTAATGACAGTAGATGCTTTAAATGCCAAACATGAAGAAGAAAACGCTAAAGTCTTAACTGTATTTACTGCTGGTTTAGACATTGACGAAGACTTTGCTTCTATTTTGGTAGATGAAGGTTTTACGACACTCGAAGAAATAGCCTATGTGCCTATAAACGAATTGCTCGATATAGAGGGATTAGATGAAGAGATGGTTGAAGAGTTGCGTGAACGCGCTCGTGCAACCTTAACGACTCGCGCATTAGCTACTGAAGAAACGCTTGAGGCTGCAGAGCCAAAAGAAGAGCTGTTAAATCTTGAAGGTATGGACAGACACGTTGCCTATACCCTAGCAAGTCGCGGCATTACCGATCTTGAAGGCCTTGCAGAACAAGGCACTGATGAGATTTCAGATATAGAAGAATTAAGCGATAAGAAAGCCGGTGAATTAATAATGGCCGCCCGTAATATCGTTTGGTTTAACGAAGAATAG
- a CDS encoding MaoC family dehydratase: protein MTKTLLALTLGEQLPVGEWVCISQADIDLFAKATNDHQWIHVDPQRCKKESPFGTTIAHGYLTVTLMPNSLYQSIQPDPTYKTLLNYGVDKIRFIEPVRAGDKIRFISTLIKTEQKTSGMLFYFETVAEIEGRDKPAMKGVFLTLLAGA, encoded by the coding sequence ATGACTAAAACATTATTAGCGTTAACACTGGGAGAACAACTACCAGTAGGTGAGTGGGTATGTATTTCGCAAGCAGACATAGACTTGTTTGCTAAGGCCACAAATGATCATCAATGGATACACGTTGACCCACAGAGGTGTAAAAAAGAGAGTCCTTTTGGAACTACTATTGCGCACGGGTATTTAACGGTCACTCTAATGCCTAACTCTCTTTATCAATCTATTCAACCCGACCCAACATATAAAACGTTACTCAATTATGGGGTTGATAAAATTCGATTTATTGAACCCGTTCGAGCGGGAGATAAAATAAGGTTTATATCAACTTTAATTAAAACAGAACAAAAGACTTCGGGCATGTTGTTTTACTTTGAAACTGTTGCAGAGATAGAAGGCCGAGATAAACCTGCCATGAAAGGCGTTTTTCTGACCTTGTTAGCGGGTGCTTAG
- a CDS encoding TonB-dependent receptor domain-containing protein produces MKMKTKLTALAVAISAQLIPMGNFAIAQEESADKEQEFELIMVTGSFVRHSENFSSPSPLAIVDSVAIDAIGAKSIGDITQTLTINTGAENTPDAFTQNATAGTSNINLRGLGVASTLVLLNSKRQVVTAQPNNGGVNFVDTSSLIPMIALNRMEIVKDGASALYGSDAVAGVVNFITKRDYEGMQVSLDYQDGAHGDNKEYTVQGLWGSVGDDSSVMAAISYTNRSPMLTGDRRLSRPQDDTSSLGSPGSYFIGATPFIDPTGCTEFGGSERLLAPSGTVPGLEIGFCQFDFGRTYSFVPDETRLSTFIQAKKQLTESIEWTTEISTARNRAERGGSPSFPILTFPTVPASHPNNPFGTDVSYFGREKGNVGDGTSFPGDPANTESDTFRFSTKLQGELAAGFWEVSYTAARNDYLFTVNDTLGQQFQNALRGFGGQGCDPISGSAGEGACEYFNPFATSFTTSPNSQNVFDAFTARQEIDSKSNLEVAEAFISTELFEMDGGAAGFAFGAQYRYQDLTQDYDSLSNQDRFSFVIGNADIYGEQDVIALFGELALPVSDEIDVQIALRYEDYGGTTGDTIDPKLAVSWRATDDFSLRGSISTSFRAPSIFQKDGGGTSLNQMVDPLTGGAAFAADRTSGNDELVPEESTAYNLGFSLEPVDDWSVEVDYWSFDFTDLIIKENFQAILNDTPQDPERVIRAGDPLNGPLLQVLTTYVNASSLETSGLDIVSSYRLETEMGTFTPSISATYILAYDLVDPQAGPIDGAGSRNNSNIGVSTPELRANLGLNWKHEEYSANIFARYVDSYSDDQNCADGNLFSAACTVGFKDVDSHLTWDAQVNIDLGRLFETEGAYVLSFGGVNLTDENPPQLFTNAGFDSKVHDPRGRQVYARLAIEF; encoded by the coding sequence ATGAAAATGAAAACTAAATTAACAGCATTGGCAGTGGCGATTTCTGCCCAGCTTATTCCTATGGGTAACTTCGCAATTGCTCAAGAAGAAAGTGCCGATAAGGAACAAGAATTCGAATTGATTATGGTCACAGGTAGTTTTGTAAGGCATAGTGAAAACTTTTCATCGCCTTCACCCTTGGCCATTGTTGACAGTGTTGCCATTGACGCTATAGGTGCCAAGAGCATTGGTGATATAACTCAAACACTGACAATTAACACAGGTGCCGAAAATACACCTGATGCATTTACTCAAAATGCAACCGCAGGTACGTCAAATATTAATTTACGCGGCCTTGGTGTCGCATCGACTTTAGTGCTGCTCAACAGCAAACGCCAAGTAGTTACTGCCCAGCCTAATAACGGTGGCGTCAATTTTGTTGACACTAGTTCTCTGATACCCATGATTGCTTTAAATCGTATGGAGATTGTGAAGGATGGTGCTTCGGCGTTATACGGTTCTGATGCTGTAGCTGGGGTTGTTAACTTTATTACCAAACGTGATTATGAAGGTATGCAGGTATCTCTTGATTATCAAGATGGTGCACACGGTGATAATAAAGAATATACGGTGCAAGGTTTGTGGGGTTCTGTCGGCGATGACAGTAGCGTAATGGCTGCCATTAGTTACACTAATCGCTCGCCAATGCTTACTGGTGATCGTCGTCTAAGTCGTCCACAAGACGACACCAGTTCGTTAGGTAGCCCTGGTTCTTACTTTATAGGTGCCACACCTTTTATTGACCCAACAGGTTGTACTGAATTTGGTGGTTCTGAAAGATTACTTGCCCCATCAGGCACTGTACCAGGATTAGAAATTGGATTTTGTCAGTTTGATTTTGGTCGTACTTATTCGTTTGTACCTGATGAAACACGTTTATCTACATTTATCCAAGCAAAAAAACAGCTAACAGAAAGTATTGAATGGACAACTGAAATATCTACTGCACGAAATCGTGCGGAACGCGGTGGTTCACCAAGCTTTCCAATATTAACTTTCCCAACTGTACCTGCAAGCCATCCTAATAACCCGTTTGGAACAGATGTTTCTTATTTTGGTCGTGAAAAAGGTAATGTTGGTGATGGAACCTCTTTCCCTGGTGACCCAGCTAACACAGAGTCTGATACATTTAGATTCAGCACTAAGCTGCAAGGCGAGTTAGCTGCTGGATTTTGGGAAGTAAGCTATACAGCTGCTAGAAATGACTACTTATTTACCGTTAACGATACCTTGGGGCAACAATTTCAGAATGCTCTAAGAGGATTTGGTGGACAAGGTTGTGATCCCATATCAGGTTCTGCAGGCGAAGGTGCTTGCGAGTATTTCAACCCATTTGCTACCTCATTTACTACTTCGCCAAATTCACAGAATGTATTTGATGCATTTACAGCACGTCAAGAAATCGACTCTAAGTCAAATCTTGAAGTGGCAGAAGCGTTTATTTCTACTGAATTATTTGAGATGGATGGTGGTGCAGCTGGATTCGCATTTGGTGCCCAGTATCGTTATCAAGATTTAACCCAAGACTATGATTCGCTGTCTAATCAAGACAGGTTTTCATTCGTTATAGGTAATGCCGATATTTACGGTGAGCAAGATGTTATTGCTTTATTTGGTGAGTTAGCTTTACCCGTTAGTGATGAAATTGATGTTCAAATAGCGCTAAGATATGAGGATTACGGCGGCACAACAGGCGATACTATTGATCCTAAGTTAGCTGTATCTTGGAGAGCGACGGATGATTTCTCTTTAAGAGGTTCTATTTCAACATCTTTCAGAGCGCCTTCTATCTTTCAAAAAGATGGTGGCGGTACTAGCTTGAATCAAATGGTGGACCCTTTAACTGGCGGTGCAGCATTTGCTGCAGATAGAACCTCTGGTAATGATGAACTAGTACCTGAAGAGTCTACAGCTTATAACCTTGGATTTTCGTTAGAGCCTGTTGATGATTGGTCTGTTGAAGTAGATTACTGGAGCTTTGACTTTACTGATTTGATCATTAAAGAAAATTTCCAAGCCATTTTAAATGATACACCTCAAGATCCTGAAAGAGTTATTAGGGCAGGTGACCCATTAAATGGTCCGTTGCTTCAGGTTTTAACTACCTATGTGAACGCCAGCTCTCTTGAAACTTCAGGTCTTGATATTGTTTCTAGTTATAGATTAGAAACAGAGATGGGTACCTTTACTCCAAGTATTAGTGCCACGTATATCTTGGCCTATGATTTGGTTGACCCTCAAGCGGGTCCAATTGATGGTGCTGGTTCGCGTAATAATAGTAATATTGGTGTGTCTACACCTGAGTTGCGTGCAAACTTAGGATTAAATTGGAAACATGAAGAATACTCAGCAAATATTTTTGCTCGTTACGTGGATAGTTATAGTGATGATCAAAACTGCGCCGATGGTAATCTTTTCTCAGCTGCTTGTACCGTGGGCTTTAAAGATGTAGATAGCCATTTGACGTGGGACGCACAAGTTAACATTGACTTGGGTAGATTATTTGAAACTGAAGGTGCTTACGTCCTCTCGTTTGGCGGAGTAAACCTTACGGATGAAAATCCACCGCAATTATTTACTAATGCTGGTTTCGATTCTAAAGTGCATGACCCACGTGGTCGTCAGGTTTACGCGCGTTTAGCAATTGAGTTTTAG